CTTGTGCACGGGGGCGGTAATCATGCCGGCGAAGGTCCCGTCGAGGCAGCCCTGGCCGGCGCGGGTCAGGGTTTCCAGGACGTAGGCGGCATTGGCTTGGTCGAGCCGGCCCGCGCTGACCGGTGCGCCCAGTGGTGTATCCCATACATAGAGCGCACCGGCCGGAGCCGGACTAGTCGGCCAGGTTTCTGGCCCCACGCCGATCAACTCGATGGTCAGTCCCAGCTCGCCGGCACGCGCGGCCAGCAATTCACGGCTGGCGATGGCGATCAGGGCATGCGGCTGGGCCTCACGGGCGAGCAACAGGCAGAGATCGGGACCGATACCGGCGGGTTCACCGGGGGTGAGGGCGAAGCGCAGGACCATGCACAGCTCCTGAAACGAAAAGGCCGCAGGGGATGCCTGCGGCCTGGGGGATTACTGCTTGATCTCGACGTAGGCTTCGTCGCGAATCTGGCGCAACCAGGTCTGTAGCTCCTGGTCGTACTTGCGGTTACGCAAGAGATTGAGCGCCTGCTGCTCGCGGGCCTGCTGGGTGTTGTCGGTCGCCCGACGCCCCAGGACCTCCAGGATGTGCCAGCCGAAGGAGGTCCGGAACGGCTGCGACAGCTGGTTGACCGGCGAGTTGTTCATGATTTCGCGGAATTCCGGGACCAGGGATTCCGGATTGACCCAGCCCAGGTCGCCGCCATTGAGCGCGGAACCCGGATCTTCCGAGAAGCTCTTGGCCAGGGTGGCGAAGCTTTCACCGTTCAGGATGCGCTCGCGCAGGCGCGCGGCCAGACGCTGGGTTTCCTCGTCGCTACGGATGGCGTTGGGCTTGAGCAGAATGTGACGGACGTGGACTTCGTCGACGATGGTCGCCTCGCCGCCACGTTTCTCTTCCACCTTGAGGATCACGAAGCCGCCAGGTACGCGCACGGGCTGGGTGATACCGCCGACGCCCACGCTGCCGATCAGACGGTCGAAGGGCGGCGGCAATTGGGCGGCCTTGCGCCAGCCGATCTCGCCGCCGTCCAAGGCGTTGTCACCGGCCGAATGGGCGATGGCCAACTGGTTGAAGTCGGCGCCCTGGCGCAATCTGTTGTACATATCCTGGGCCTGACGGGCAGCGGCATCCAGGCCGGCGGTACCGGCGTTGTCAGCCACCGGGATCAGGATATTGGCCAGGCGATATTCTTCGGACAATTGCAGCTTGCCCAGGTCCGAAGCGAGGAAGTTCTGCACTTCCTGCTGGGTGACCTGCACGCGCTGACCGACCTGGCGCTGACGCACCCGGCTGATCATCATCTCGCGGCGCACCTGTTCGCGGGCGGCGTCGTAGGAGAGACCGTCACGGGCCAGCGCCTGGCGGAATTCGGCCACGCTCAGGCCATTGCGTTGGGCGATGGTGGCGACGGCCTGGTTGAGCTCCTCGTCGGAGATCTTGATGCCCATGCGCTGCGCCAGCTGCAACTGGATGTCTTCCAGGATCAGGCGCTCGAGCACCTGCTGACGTAGTTCACTGTCCGGCGGCGCCGAAGCGCCACGGCGGGTGATGTTCTGCTTGACCTCGTTGAGACGCTGATCGAGCTGGCTCTGCATGACCACGTCGTTGTCGACGATGGCCACGACCTTGTCCAGCGGTACCACGGCAGCCTGAGCCAGAGGAGTAAGAACGAGCGCCGCGCCCAGGGCGAGCGGGCGCAGGGCGTTACATAGCTTGGTCTTCACGTTCACGATAGCCTTGAATGCCTCTGTCCAGGAAACCTTCGGTCTTGCCGCCGAAGACGTTGCCGAGTCCCTTGAGCACGATCTGCAGGAAGATCCCGCGGTCGGCTTCGGAGCTCTGCGATGTGTAGTAGACGTCGTCTTCGCTCTTGAGCCAGTAGCGGCTGATCAGACGTAGTTTCCAGCAGCAGTTGTCGTACTCGAAGCCGCCGAAGGCCTCCAGGGTACGGCTCTTGTTGTAGTCGAATTGCCAGCGGGCGATGGCCGACCACTGCGGCACGATCGGCCAGATGAAGGAGATGTCGTGCTGGTCGATCTTGTAATCGTTGCTGTTGTAGGTGAAGCGACCCAGGTTCGGATCGTAGACCCGTACATTGTCACGATAGCGATAGCCGACGTTCAGGATCTTGCCCGGCTGGGCCTCCGGCTGATAGTGAAACATCAGGCTGCCCGAGTCGGTGTGACGTAGTATCGGGTCCCAGTTGTATTCGCCATTCAAGCGCCAGTCGCGGTTGAAGCGATACATACCGGCCAGGGCATAGGGTGAGCGCGAGGTGGTGGCATCGTCAGGCAGGTTGTTTTCCAAGCCCGGCAGTTGGACCTCGCGATCTTGGAAGTAGAACAGTTCGCCGAGACTTACATTGGCACGCTCGAAGCCGTTGGGCTCGATGAAGCGGCTGGTGACACCCAGGCCGACTTGGTTGGCATCGCCGATGCGATCGGTACCAGTGAAGCGATTGTCGCGCCATAGAGCGTTGTAGCTGAAGGTGTTCTCGCCAGTATCGAAAATTGGGATGTCGCTCTGGTCGCGATAAGGTACATAGAGGTACTTGGCACGTGGTTCCAGGGTCTGCTTGCCGCCTTCGCCAAATAGGTTAGAGCTACGGTCGAAGTAGAGGCCGCTGTCCAGGCTGAACAGGGGGACTTCACGGCTTGGGGTCTTATCGTACGAACCGCCGAGATCTCTGACGCCTTTGCTATCCAGATCCAGATCGTACTGGGTGTAGTAGTAGCGTACTGCTGGCGTCAGGAAGCCCCAGCTCTGGGTCATGGGCAGGGCCATGCCGGGCGCCAAGTTATAGCGGTTGCCGTTGGCGCGGGCCAGACCAAAGATATTGACGTCGGGGCGAGTGCGGAAGTTGGTCCGATTGCCTTTTTCATCGATGTCAAAATAGGTGTTGTCGTCGAAGCTACGCTCGAAGCGCACCGCCTCGGTGTCGTAGGTGAAGTCCAGGCCACCCGGGTGGTAGGGCAGGGCGCCATTGACGGTCAGCTGCGGTAGGCGGTTGTAGGGCGTCACGTCGGAAACGGTCGCCAGCTGGTAGGCCTGCATGTTCAGCGCGGCGGTGAAGTTGTCGCCGCGATAAGTCAGGCGACCCTGCTGGTTCACGTAGGTCGGCTTGTTGATGCCGAGGTCGGTGTCCAGGTCCTGGAAGTAGTAGGGATCGCTGATGCGGGTGTAGTCCACCTCGGCCAGCAGGCGTGAATCCAGGCCACTGCGGTTCTTCCAGCCGTACAGCCAGCGGTTGTCGGTGGCTTCCGGTTCGCCCGCGTGCTCGGGATCGGTGTCCTTGAGGTAGGAGCCGTACACCTGGCCTTCGCTGCTATGGGTCAGGTAGCGGAACTCTCCCTCGGTCTGCAGGCCATGCTTGGCCATGTAGCGCGGATAGAGGGTGGCGTCGTAGTTGGGCGCCAGGTTGAAGTAGTAGGGCGTGGTGATCGCGAAGCCGGTGTCGCTGGAGGTGCTGATCGAGGGCGCGAGGAAACCGGACTGGCGGCGGTCATCGATGGGGAAATAGATGAACGGCGTGTAGAGGACCGGGATGTCCTTGACTCTCAGGGTGGCGTTGGTCGCGTAGCCCAGGCCCGTCGCCGGGTTCAGGGTGACGGTGTTGCCCTTGAGCTGCCAGGCGTTGCTGCCCGGTTCACAGGTGGTGTAGGTGCCATCCTTGAGGCGGATGATGGCGTCGTCGCCGCGCTTGGCGTAGAGCGCGCTGCCACGGGCATGGTTCTGGTGCATGACGAATTCGGCGTTGTCGATCTGGACCTGGCCGTTGTCCAGCTGCAGGTCGGCCTTGTCGCCCACCATCAGCACGCCGTTGTCGCGGAATTTGACGTTGCCCTTGAGCTCGCCGCGATTCTCCAGTTGGTGCAGGTTGGCTTCCTGGGATTCCACCTGCATGCCGCCCTGGCGCAGCACCACGTCACCGGCGAGGGTGGCGACCTGCTGCTCCTGCTCGTAGCGCGAGGCCTTGGCGGAGATGTAGGTCGGGGCCTTAGAGGTGGGGGTGTTGTCGTACATGCCCGGACGCTGCGGCTCGACATAGGCACCGCTGCAGTAGGGCGCGGTCTCGGCCAATTGGGCCGGTGTGAGCTGGTCGCGCGGGACCCAGTCCAGGTGACTGTAGTCGGCACTGCGGGACTTCAGGGCACGGCCCTTGCTCTCGGTGACCAGGACGGCGTCGTCACCCTGGCGAGCGGCCGGCTGCGCCGCGACGCCTTGGGTCTCGCCTTTGCTGGGGCGCGGCGGTAGTGCCGTCGTCGGCGCCAGGGTGCCGCATGACCAGCCACCACCCGCACCGGCAGTACAGTTGAACTGTTCGGCGGGCGCGGCGATGAGGGCGGTGACGGGCTGCATGGCGAGCAGGCTGCCGGTTACCAAGAGGGGAAATTTTCTGCGAAACGCGGGGGTTTTCACGGCCATCCTTAAAGTCGTCCTGCACGCCGGCCATTAAGGGGCCGCGGCCTCTCGATGGGCTCAAAAAGATAGCGGATAATAAAACATGACCTGCGCATCGGCTAGGGCCGGGGGATCCGCTGTAAATGACTGAAGATGTTCGCTTAAACCAGATAGAAGACTGGCTGACCAGCGTTTTGCCGGAAATTTTCCGGGAGCAGGCCTGGGGGGAGGTGCCTGTCGGCAGCCTGACCGCGGCCAGCAGCGATGCCAGCTTTCGCCGCTATTTCCGCTGGGCGGGCGAGGGACGCAGCCTGATCGTGATGGATGCCCCGCCACCGCAGGAGGACTGCCGTCCGTTCGTGCAGGTGGCCGGTCTGTTGGCGGCTGCCGGGGTCCATGTGCCGCGTATCCTGGCACAGGATCTGGAGCGCGGCTTCCTGCTCCTGAGTGACCTGGGCACCCTGACCTATCTGGAAGTGATCAACGCGACGAACGCCGACGATTACTTCCAGGCCGCCATCGAGGCGCTGCTGGCCTTTCAGACCAAACAACCGACGAACGGCAGTCTGCCGCTCTACGATGAGCCTCTGCTGGCGCGTGAGCTTGGCCTCTTTCCCGAGTGGTACGTCGGTCGCGAGCTGGAGCGGACCTTCAGTGCTACCCAGCTCGAGCGTTGGCAGGCCATCTGCCGGGTATTGATCGAAAGCGCCCTGGCGCAGCCGCAGGTGCTGGTCCATCGGGACTTCATGCCGCGCAACCTGATGCTCAGTACGCCCAATCCGGGCGTGCTGGACTTCCAGGACGCGGTCATCGGCCCGGTGACCTACGACATCACCAGCCTGTTCAAGGATGCCTTCCTGAGCTGGCCGGAACCGCTGGTGCAGCGCTGGTTGCTGGGTTACTGGGAGCAGGCGCGTAGCGCCGGGGTGCCGGTGCAGGCCGACTTCGCCGACTTCCAGCGCGCCTCGGATCTGATGGGCGTGCAGCGCCATCTCAAGGTGATGGGCATCTTCGCCCGTATCTGGCATCGCGATGGCAAGCCGCGCTATGTCGCCGATACACCGCGCTTTCTCGCCTATATCCGCACCGTGGTGGCGCGGCGGCCGGAGCTGGCCGACCTGGGCCGGCTGCTGGACGAATTGCATGCCGAGCGAGTTGACCCATGAAGGCCATGATCCTGGCGGCGGGTAAGGGCGAGCGGATGCGGCCGCTGACCCTGAGCCTGCCCAAGCCGTTGATCGAGGTGAACGGTCGCCCGCTCATCGAACATCACATCCGGGCGCTGGCCGCGGTGGGCATTACCGATTTGGTGATCAACCATGCCTGGTTGGGCGCGCAACTGGAAGCCGCCCTGGGCGATGGCAGCCGGTTCGGGGTTACCATCCGTTTCTCCGCCGAGGGGGAGCCGCTGGAGACCGGTGGCGGCATCTTCCAGGCGCTGCCATTGCTCGGCAGCGAGCCCTTCGTGCTGGTCAATGGCGATATCCGCACCGATTTCGACTTCGCCAGCCTGGCCCTGCCAGCCGGCTGCCTGGCGCATCTGGTGCTGGTCGACAATCCCGTCCATCACCCGGTCGGCGATTTTGGCCTGGTGGGTGGCCGGATTACCTCGGAGGCCACGACCAAGCTCACCTACAGCGGTATCGCCGTGCTGCATCCGCAGTTATTCGAAGGCTATACGGCCGGAGCCTTCAAATTGGTCGACGTGCTGCGCCCGGCCATCGCCGCCGGGCGAGTATCCGGTGAGCGACTGGACGGGCGTTGGGTGGACGTCGGCACCCTGGAGCGCCTGGCCGAGGCGGAGCTGCTGTTCGGGACCGCCCCGTGAGACTCTGGTTCTGGCCGCTGACGCTGCTGGGTTTCCTGGCCGGCTGGGCCGTGGCCAGCATTCCCGGGGCGCTGCTGGTGGCGCTGCTCGCCCATGCGGCGGAGCGCAAGCTGGGGCTGACCTCCCTGGTCGGCTGGAAGGCGCGTTGGCAGCGCCGCCCCGGCCGATTCGAGCACCAGGCGCAATTCCAGCTGCTCGGGCGGTTGGCCAAGCGTGGTGGCCGGGTACTTACCGCGCATATCCGCCAGGCCGAGGGGGAAATCGAGCGCCTGGGCCTGGGGACGGACGACCGCAAACGCGCCATCGCCGCCTTCGAGCAGGGCAAAGGCGGCACGCTGCCATCGGCGGACGAATTGCAGCGACTCAGCGAGCGTGGCGAGAACATCCTGAAATCCTGCTGGCGCATGGTCTGGATCAGCGGCAGCGTCAGACCTGGCGACCGCGACGAGATCCTTGGCTGGGGCCAGGCGATGGGCTTCGCCGAAGCCCAGGTGCTGGCCCTGCAGCCACCGGTGCAGACCGCGCCGCGGCAGCCCAGCAGCGCGGAAAACTATCGCCAGGCCTTGCAACTGCTCGGCGTCACCGAGGATGCCGACGCGGCCACGGTGAAGCAGGCCTATCGCCGGCTGCTCAGCCGTCATCATCCCGACAAGAAGGCCGGTGCCGGGGCGGGCCAGTCGGCGGTCTATGCCGCTGCCCAACGTACCGCCGAGTTGCACGCCGCCTACCAGTTGATCAAGACCCGGCGGGGCTTTCGCTAGCCGCGGGGGCGGCAGGCAGGTGGTCGAGCCAGCCACGCAGGCGGCGCATGATCTGCTGCTGTTCGTCGGCGCGGTCACCGAAGTGCACCGGCAACTCGATCTGGCGGTAGTTCTTGTTGGCCTTCTGCGAGGCGCGGTCCTTGCGATTCACGGCGGCCGCCACATCCGGATGGCGCACCAGGTCGGCGATCTGCAGATCTTTCTTGCCCATGGTGGCGACCAGCCGCGGCGGCATGCCCTGCGGCTCGCTACCGTCGATGAGCACCAGTTGATGAACGTCGCTCGGTTCCTTTTCCGCCAGGTAACGCGCGGCCCAGTAGGCGCCGGTGCCGTGGCCGACCAGGATGATGGGCTTGATGCCCTGTTGCAGGGCGAAATCGATGCCGGCGGCAACACGGGCCAAGACCTGCTCGGCATGGGCGTTGGCCAGGGCTTCCGGATCGACCGGCGCGGTGGCCGCCTGGGCCGGTTCGCCGGAGCCGGCTTCGGCCTGGGTCTGGGGCGTCGGCGCCGTACCGCTGCCGCCAGTCACCGGCGGCGCCGTCTGCTCGGCATTGGCCTGGGCGTCGCTGTCCGCCGGGGCGGTGGTGCGACGTAGCGCGGCCAGAGGGTCGTAGGGATCGGGCAGGCTGAGGCTGAGGGTGTCCCAGCCATAGTTGGGCAGGTCGTTGCGCAGCGGCGCCACCACGTTGGGCCAGTCAGCGGATTCGCCGTCGCCCGGCACCAGGATCAGGATGCCGCGGGCTTTGGCCGGGACCGACGGGCGCAGCAGCGCCAGAAAGCTCTCATCACCGGCGCGCAATTGCTTCTGCTGCTCGGCCGGCAGCTCGCGTTCCAAGGCCTGCTGCTGTTCGGCGCTGCGCGTCGGGGCGGGGGCGAGGGTAGCCGTCTGGGCGGGCGGGGCAGTTTCCGCTGCCGGCGGTGCCTCTTCGGCCTGCACGGAGGCGGCCAGGGCGAGCAGGAGCAAGGCTCCGGCGCGCAGCCGCAGGGATGACGATGACATCGAATGGACTTCCTCGAACGGATGGACGGCAGAGGTCAGCGATGGACCCCGCCGAGCCTACCGCCGTTCAGGCCGGCTGGGCAGCGGGAACGCGGCGGCATCCCGCGGATCTTCGTTACAATGCTGCCACTCACCCCAGCCGAGGCTCTTCCTCATGCAACCCTTCGCCATCGCTCCTTCGATCCTGTCCGCCGATTTCGCCCGTCTCGGCGAAGAAGTTGACAGGGTCCTCGCCGCCGGTGCCGACATGGTCCATTTCGACGTGATGGACAACCACTATGTGCCCAATCTCACCATCGGGCCCATGGTCTGCAAGGCGCTGCGCAACTACGGGGTGACCGCCCCCATCGACGTGCACCTGATGGTCAAGCCGGTGGATCGCATCATCGGCGACTTCATCGAGGCCGGCGCCACCGACATCACCTTCCACCCGGAAGCCTCCGAGCATATCGACCGCTCCCTGCAACTGATCAAGGACGGCGGTTGCCGCGCCGGTCTGGTGTTCAACCCGGCCACCTCGCTGGACGCCCTCAAGTACGTGATGGACAAGATCGACATGGTGCTGCTGATGAGCGTCAACCCCGGCTTCGGTGGCCAGAAGTTCATCCCCGGCACCCTCGACAAGCTGCGCGAGGCGCGGGCCCTTATCGACGCCTCGGGGCGGCCGATCCGACTGGAGATCGATGGCGGCGTCAACGTCAAGAACATCGGCGAGATCGCCCGCGCCGGGGCCGATACCTTCGTCGCCGGCTCGGCCATCTTCGGCCAGGCGGACTATGCTGCGGTGATCCAGGCGATGCGTGCTGAGCTAGCCAAGGCCCAGTCGGTATGAGTGCCCTGGTGCGGCTCGGCGGTGGTCATCCGCCCGAACTGGTGATGTTCGACCTCGATGGCACCCTGCTGGATTCCGCGCCGGACCTGGCCGCGGCGGTGGACGCCATGCTCGAACGGCTGGGCCGCGCGCCAGCCGGTCTGGCCAAGGTGCGCCTGTGGATCGGCAATGGCGCCCGGGTGCTGGTACGCCGTGCCCTGGCCGATGACATGCAGCACGACGCCGTGGACGATGCCGCGGCCGACCGCGCCCTGGCGCTGTTCATGGAGCTCTATGGTGGCAGCCATGCCCTGACCCGCGTCTATCCCGGCGTGCTGGACAGCCTGGCGCTGCTGCGCACCCTGGGCGTGCGCCTGGCGGTGATCACCAACAAGCCGGAGCGCTTCGTCGCGCCGCTGCTGGCCGACATGGGCTTGGGTGACTTCGACTGGATCGTCGGCGGCGATACCCTGCCGCAGCAGAAGCCCGATCCGGCGGGCCTGTTGCTGGTGATGGACAAGGCCGGCGTGTCTGCCGAGCAGGCTCTGTTCATTGGCGACTCGCGCAACGACATCCGCGCCGCCCGCGCGGCCGGGGTACGCTGCGTGGCGCTGAGCTACGGCTATAATCACGGTGAGCCCATCGCCAACGAGCAACCCGACCTGGTGGTCGACGATCTGCGCGAGCTGTTCATCTAGCGTCAGGCGTGGCCGGCCGGTTGCCTTGCCGCGCCGGCTAGGCTAACGTGGCCCTTCACCCCAAGAGCAAGAGATCGCATCGTGGTGGTCACCCGCACAGGCTCCTCGCGAGCATGGATGAAAGTCATCAAGGCCCTGGCCCGTTGGCGCTGGCGCGCCTGATTTCGTCTTGGCCGGTAGTAGACCGGCGCGCTGTGCACCCGACCTTTCGTTTTCCTCGCCACGAGGCTGATCATGACCCGCGACGACTTCCTGCGCCTGGCCGCTCAAGGCTATAACCGCATTCCCTTGGCCTTCGAAACCCTGGCCGACTTCGACACCCCCCTCTCCCTTTATCTGAAGCTGGCCGATGCGCCCAACTCCTATCTGCTGGAGTCGGTGCAGGGCGGCGAGAAGTGGGGGCGCTATTCGATCATCGGCCTGCCGTGCCGGACGCTGCTGCGCGTGCATGGCTACGAGGTGACCGTGCACGAGGGCGAGGAGCAGCTCGAAGCCTGCACCGTCGAGGACCCGCTGGCCTTCGTCGAGGCGTTCAAGACCCGCTATCGCGTGCCGGCGGTGCCCAACCTGCCCAAGTTCGATGGCGGTCTGGTGGGTTACTTCGGCTATGACTGCGTGCGTTACGTGGAAAAACGCCTGGGTGCCTCGCCCAATCCCGATCCGCTGGGCACGCCGGACATTCTGCTGATGGTGTCGGACGAGGTGGTGGTGTTCGACAACCTCGCCGGCAAGCTGCACTGCATCGTGCTGGTGGACCCGGCCCAGCCGGAGGCCTACGAGCAGGGCCAGGCGCGTCTGGCCGCGTTGCGCGAGCGCATCCGCCAACCCATCGCCCCGCGTCTGGGCCTGGATTTCAATGCCATGCAGGTGCCTGGCGAGCCGGCTTTCCGCTCCAGCTACAGCCGTGACGACTACGAAAATGCGGTGGCGCGGATCAAGGACTACATCCTGGCCGGCGACTGCATGCAGGTGGTGCCGTCGCAGCGCATGACCATCGATTTCCAGGCCGCACCTATCGACCTCTACCGGGCGCTGCGCTGCTTCAACCCCACGCCCTACATGTACTTCTTCAACTTCGGTGACTTCCACGTGGTCGGCAGTTCGCCCGAGGTGCTGGTACGGGTGGAGGACGGCGAGATCACCGTCCGCCCCATCGCTGGTACCCGCCCGCGCGGGGCTACCGAAGAGGCCGATCTGGCGCTGGAGCGCGACCTGCTGGCCGATGCCAAGGAGCTGGCCGAGCACCTGATGCTGATCGATCTGGGCCGCAACGACGTCGGTCGGGTCTCCGCCACTGGCAGCGTGACCCTGACCGAGAAGATGGTCATCGAGCGTTATTCCAACGTGATGCACATCGTCAGCAACGTCACCGGTCGGCTCAAGCCCGAGCTCTCCGCCATGGACGCCCTGCGCGCCATCCTGCCGGCCGGCACCCTGTCTGGCGCGCCGAAGATCCGCGCCATGGAGATCATCGACGAACTGGAGCCGGTCAAGCGCGGTATCTATGGCGGCGCCGTGGGCTACCTGGCCTGGAACGGCAACATGGACACCGCCATCGCCATCCGCACCGCGGTGATCAAGGACGGCGAGCTGCACGTCCAGGCGGGCGGCGGCATCGTCGCCGATTCCCAGCCGGCCGCGGAATGGGAAGAGACCCTCAACAAGAGACGCGCCATGTTCCGCGCGGTGAAGTTGGCGGAAGGGAAGGTTTAGGGCAGCGCCTCAGCTGTTAGCGGATCGCGGCCATGGCGGCCCGCCGATGCGGCCGCTCCTACAGGTTAGCTCCGTGCCCGTAGGAGCGGCCCATGGCCGCGATAAGGCACTCCGCCTAAACGTCTTCGATCCGCCCCAGGACGGCCCCGGCCGCCAGGTAGTCCCCGGCCGGCTGGGTGATCGCCAGGCGCCCGGCGCGTGGAGCGAGGACCTGGGTTTCCATCTTCATCGCCTCCATCACCGCGACCACCTGACCGGCTGCGACCGTGGCGCCGTCCTCCACCGCCCAGGCGTGCAGGTTGCCCGCCACCGGGGTGGTGAGGGCATTGGCGTCGGCTGCGGGAGCTGCCGCTACCGCTTCGCCGGCCGGGGCGCTCACGGCCAGGCCGCGTAGCAGGGCGCTGGGCAGGCCGAGGGCGTGGCGGCGGCCGTCGATCTCGACGAAGGTGCGCAGCACGCCGTCGTCAGCTGGCTCGCTGCGCGGCGCCAGGGCGATCTGCTCGGCGAATACCGTCTCGATCCAGCGGGTGTGCACGGCGAAGGCCGCGCCGGTGAAGTCGGCATGGGCCATCACCGCCTGGTGGAAGGGCAGGACCGTGGCGACGCCTTCCACGCTGAACTCCGCCAGGGCACGGCGGGCGCGGGCGATGGCCTGCTCGCGGGTGGCGCCGGTGACGATCAGCTTGGCGATCATGGAGTCGAAATTGGGCGCCACCTGGGAGCCGGCCGCCACGCCGCTGTCCAGGCGGATGCCGGGACCGCTGGGGGCGCGGAAGGCGGTGATGGGCCCTGGGGTGGGCAGGAAGCCGCGACCGGGGTCTTCGGCGTTGATGCGGAATTCGAAGCTGTGTCCGCGCGGCGCCGGCACCTCGGCGAAGGACAGCGGCAGGCCGTCGGCGATGCGCAGTTGCTCGACCACCAGGTCCAGGCCGCTGGTTTCCTCGGTGACCGGGTGTTCCACCTGCAGGCGGGTGTTGACCTCCAGGAAGGACAGGGTGCCATCCTGGCTCAGCAGGAATTCCACGGTACCGGCGCCGACGTAGCCGGCGGCGGCGCAGATGTCGCGCGCGGAGGCGTGGATGCGCTGGCGCAGGGCGTCGTCGAGGAAGGGCGCGGGCGCTTCTTCCACCAGTTTCTGGTTGCGCCGCTGCAGCGAGCAGTCGCGGGTACCCACCACTTCGACCCGGCCATGGCGGTCGGCCAGCACCTGGGCTTCGATGTGCCGCGGACGGTCGAGGAAGCGTTCGACGAAGCATTCGCCGCGGCCGAAGGCGGCAGTGGCCTCGCGGACCGCCGATTCGTACAGCTCGGCCACCTCGTCCAGGCGCCAGGCTACCTTGAGTCCGCGTCCACCGCCGCCAAAGGCTGCCTTGATGGCGATGGGCAGGCCGTGCGCCTCGGCGAAGGCCAGCACCTCGGCCGCGCCACTCACCGGGTCTTCGGTGCCGGCCACCAGCGGTGCGCCGACGCCCAGGGCGATGCGCCGGGCCTGCACCTTGTCGCCCAGGGCGTCGATGGTGTCCGGATTCGGACCGATCCAGGTCAGGCCAGCCGCCTGTACCGCGCGGGCGAAGTCGGCGCGCTCGGAGAGGAAGCCATAGCCGGGGTGGACGGCATCGGCGCCCGCGCGGCGGGCCACGTCCAGCAGCTTGGCGATGTCCAGGTAGGTCTCGGCCGGGCGCTGGCCATCCAGGCCATAGGCTTCGTCGGCCAGGTGCACGTGCAGGGCGTCGAAGTCGGCGTCGGCGTAGACGGCTACCGAGGCCACACCGTAGTCACGGCAGGCGCGGACGATGCGGACGGCGATCTCGCCGCGGTTGGCGATCAGGACTTTTTTCATGGGGTGTTCTCGGCAGCAGGAGAAGCGCTGGGACGCAGTTCAGCGAAGGGACCCAGCGGATTGAAGCGGATACGGGCACCGACCGGGATCTGTCCGGCCAGGTCCAGATGGTGACTGGCGACGGCACCGATCACCGGATAGCCGCCGGTGAGCGGATGGTCGGCGAGGAACAGCACCGGCTGGCCATTGGGTGGTACCTGGATGGCGCCCAG
The window above is part of the Pseudomonas oryzihabitans genome. Proteins encoded here:
- a CDS encoding acetyl/propionyl/methylcrotonyl-CoA carboxylase subunit alpha gives rise to the protein MKKVLIANRGEIAVRIVRACRDYGVASVAVYADADFDALHVHLADEAYGLDGQRPAETYLDIAKLLDVARRAGADAVHPGYGFLSERADFARAVQAAGLTWIGPNPDTIDALGDKVQARRIALGVGAPLVAGTEDPVSGAAEVLAFAEAHGLPIAIKAAFGGGGRGLKVAWRLDEVAELYESAVREATAAFGRGECFVERFLDRPRHIEAQVLADRHGRVEVVGTRDCSLQRRNQKLVEEAPAPFLDDALRQRIHASARDICAAAGYVGAGTVEFLLSQDGTLSFLEVNTRLQVEHPVTEETSGLDLVVEQLRIADGLPLSFAEVPAPRGHSFEFRINAEDPGRGFLPTPGPITAFRAPSGPGIRLDSGVAAGSQVAPNFDSMIAKLIVTGATREQAIARARRALAEFSVEGVATVLPFHQAVMAHADFTGAAFAVHTRWIETVFAEQIALAPRSEPADDGVLRTFVEIDGRRHALGLPSALLRGLAVSAPAGEAVAAAPAADANALTTPVAGNLHAWAVEDGATVAAGQVVAVMEAMKMETQVLAPRAGRLAITQPAGDYLAAGAVLGRIEDV
- the rpe gene encoding ribulose-phosphate 3-epimerase; amino-acid sequence: MQPFAIAPSILSADFARLGEEVDRVLAAGADMVHFDVMDNHYVPNLTIGPMVCKALRNYGVTAPIDVHLMVKPVDRIIGDFIEAGATDITFHPEASEHIDRSLQLIKDGGCRAGLVFNPATSLDALKYVMDKIDMVLLMSVNPGFGGQKFIPGTLDKLREARALIDASGRPIRLEIDGGVNVKNIGEIARAGADTFVAGSAIFGQADYAAVIQAMRAELAKAQSV
- the trpE gene encoding anthranilate synthase component I, giving the protein MTRDDFLRLAAQGYNRIPLAFETLADFDTPLSLYLKLADAPNSYLLESVQGGEKWGRYSIIGLPCRTLLRVHGYEVTVHEGEEQLEACTVEDPLAFVEAFKTRYRVPAVPNLPKFDGGLVGYFGYDCVRYVEKRLGASPNPDPLGTPDILLMVSDEVVVFDNLAGKLHCIVLVDPAQPEAYEQGQARLAALRERIRQPIAPRLGLDFNAMQVPGEPAFRSSYSRDDYENAVARIKDYILAGDCMQVVPSQRMTIDFQAAPIDLYRALRCFNPTPYMYFFNFGDFHVVGSSPEVLVRVEDGEITVRPIAGTRPRGATEEADLALERDLLADAKELAEHLMLIDLGRNDVGRVSATGSVTLTEKMVIERYSNVMHIVSNVTGRLKPELSAMDALRAILPAGTLSGAPKIRAMEIIDELEPVKRGIYGGAVGYLAWNGNMDTAIAIRTAVIKDGELHVQAGGGIVADSQPAAEWEETLNKRRAMFRAVKLAEGKV
- a CDS encoding phosphoglycolate phosphatase, encoding MSALVRLGGGHPPELVMFDLDGTLLDSAPDLAAAVDAMLERLGRAPAGLAKVRLWIGNGARVLVRRALADDMQHDAVDDAAADRALALFMELYGGSHALTRVYPGVLDSLALLRTLGVRLAVITNKPERFVAPLLADMGLGDFDWIVGGDTLPQQKPDPAGLLLVMDKAGVSAEQALFIGDSRNDIRAARAAGVRCVALSYGYNHGEPIANEQPDLVVDDLRELFI